In Pannonibacter sp. XCT-53, the sequence TCGTCGAGACCGTGGCCCGGATCCGGGCGCACATGAACGGCATGGAGGGCCTGCTTGACCAGGAAGACGACCGGCCGCTGCCGGGCATCGAATGGCAGCTGGCCATCGACCGGGAACAGGCCGGACGCTACCAGGCCGGCATCGCCCAGGTCGGCAGCATGGTCCAGCTCGTCACCAATGGCGTGCTGATCGGCAAGTACCGGCCGAACGACAGCGAGGACGAGGTGGACATCCGTGTCCGCCTGCCGGAAGAGGAGCGCACGCTGGACCGGTTCGACGAACTGCGCCTGCAGACGCCGCTCGGCCTCGTGCCGCTGGCCAACTTCGTCACCCGCGAACCGGCGCAGAAGGTGTCGTCGATCACCCGGCGGGACGGCCAGTATTCGATGATGCTGAAGGCCGGCGTCGACAAGCCTGCCGGCGTGCTGCCCGACGACAAGGTCCGCGAGCTGCAGACCTGGCTGGACGGGCAGAGCTGGCCGGACACGGTGACGCTGAAGTTCCGGGGCGCGGACGAGGACCAGAAGGAGTCCGGTGCGTTCCTCATGAACGCGATGATCGGCTCGCTGTTCCTGATGTTCATCATCCTGCTGACCCAGTACAACTCGTTCTACCAGACGATCATCACGCTCATGACCGTGGTGCTGTCGGTGTTCGGCGTGCTGGCCGGCATGTGGGTCACGGGACAGAAGTTCTCGATCATCATGACCGGAACCGGGATCGTGGCGCTGGCCGGCATCGTGGTGAACAACGCCATCATCCTGCTCGACACCTACAACCGGTTCCGCGACGAGGACGGGATGCCGCCGCTGGACGCGATCCTCAAGACCTCGCTGCAGCGGCTGCGGCCGATCCTGCTGACGACGATCACGACGATCATCGGTCTGGTGCCGATGGCGACCCAGCTCAACCTGGACTTCGTCAACCAGGTGACCGCGTTTGGCGGCATCACCTCGGTGTGGTGGGTGCAGCTGTCGACGGCAGTGATCTTCGGTCTCGGCTTCTCGACCCTGCTGACGCTGGTGATGGTGCCGGTGCTGATCGCGATGCCGTCGACCTGGGGGCAGACGCTCAGCCGGTTCCGCGGCAAGAGGGGCGATGCGGAGGCTGGCGGCCCGCCGGCCAATGCCGCGCCCGAGCCGGCGACCGCCCTCGCGGCGGCCGCAATGCCCGCACCGGTCGCCCCGGTGGTGCCGCTGCCGGCGCGCAAGGAGCCCCCTGCCCCGCCGGTGGCCCTGCCGCACGCGGCCGAGTGATCGCGCGACACGACAAAAAACACCGCCGGAGCGATCCGGCGGTGTTTTTGTTTGGGCGATGATGTTGCGAGACGCGCGGTCAGTCCGGCTTGCGATCCACAGTCGGGTCGGGCTGGACGTCATCGGTCAGCGTGTCGTCCCTGCCCCCCACTTCTTCGTCGTCCTCATCCTCGTCCGGTGAATGCGCGAGCGGCGGGCGCACGCCGGCGGCATCGGCGCGGGCATGGGCCCGGTAGCTGCGCAGCGCGAAGGGAATGGACGCGAGATAGGCGAGCGTTGCGATGGCCAGCATCTCGTAGGGATAGCTGACCGTGAGCGCGACCAGCAGCACCGCCAGCACGAACAGCGGCAGCACCAGGTCGCGGCGCACCCGGGTGCCCACCTTCTTGCCGGAATAGGTCGGCAGGCGGCTGATCATCAGGAAGCCGATGCAGACCGTGTAAAGGGCAACGGGCGGGGCGAGTTCCGGCCAGTGCGGCAGGACGCCGAGAAACTCCAGATAGATCGGCATCAGCACCGTGAGCGCGCCGGCCGGAGCCGGAACGCCGGTGAAGAAATGCACCGACCAGGCCGGCTTGTCGGGGTCATCCAGCGCCGCGTTGAAACGGGCGAGGCGCAGGGCGGCGCAGATCGCGTAGGCGAGCGCCGCGATCCAGCCGAGCGACCGCGCCTCGTCGAGCAGCCAGACATAGAGCATCAGCGCCGGCGTGACGCCGAAATTGACGAAATCGGCCAGCGAATCCAGCTCGGCCCCGAATTTCGAGGTGCCCTTGAGCAGACGGGCGACGCGGCCGTCCAGCGCATCGAGCACGGCCGCCAGCAGGACGGCGCCGACCGCGAATTCCCACCGCCCTTCCAGCGCCATGCGGATGCCGGTCAGACCCGAGCACAGCGCCAGCAGCGTCACCAGATTGGGCAGGATGAGGCGCAGCGGCACCTTGGCGAAGCGGCTGCGGCGGCGGCCGGGGCTGCCGTCGTCACCCGGATCGAAGCTGGCAAAGGGCGGTGTCACGCTCATGCCTTCCGTGCTCCCTGTCCTTGTCGCGCCTCAGTTGACCCGCGTCAGCGGCTGGCCGGAGCCCGGGGCGGCCGAGAGATCGGCCAGCACGGTCTCACCCGCAATCATGGTCTGGCCGAGCGCCACCTTCGGCACGGTGCCCATGGGCATGTAGATGTCGAGGCGCGAGCCGAACCGGATCAGGCCGAAGCGCTCGCCGGCGTTGATGGTCTCGCCCTCCCGCACGAAGCAGACGATGCGGCGGGCAACGAGGCCCGCGATCTGCACCACGCCGATGCGCACGTCGCCGTGCTCGATGACGAGGCCGTTGCGCTCGTTGTCCTCGGAGGCCTTGTCGAGCTCGGCATTGATGAACTTGCCGGGCTTGTAGGCAACCCGGGCGATGCGGCCGCTCACCGGGGCGCGGTTCACGTGGCAGTTGAAGACGTTCATGAACACGGAGATGCGCATCATCGGCTCGGCGCCGAGATCCAGCTCGGCCGGCGGCCGGCAGGGGCCGACCTGGCTGACGATGCCGTCGGCGGGCGAGATCACCAGCCCGTCCTGCACCGGCGTGACGCGCTGCGGATCGCGGAAGAAGTAGCAGACCCAGCCGGTGAGGAAGAGACCGATCCAGAACAGCGGCTCGACGAACCAGCCGATGATCAGCGTGGCGGCAAGCGCGATGGCGATGAAGGGCCAGCCCTCGCGGTGGATCGGCACGAAGGCCTTGGTGACGGAATCGACAAGCGACATGGAATGGGTCCGTGGTTCTGGTGTCCTGACCGGCGCCGGGGCGTCCGGTGGCGGAGATCGTGTCCGACTTCTAGTGCCTTTGCGGCCGGAGTTGAACCGGAAAAAGCCGGGCTGCGGCACCGGGCCCGATGATCGGCCTGCCGGCCGCTCCGACCTGGCGTCGCGCCGCTTGCAAGCGTGCGCGCGGGCCGGTCTCAGCGCTGGATGCGTGTCGAGAGGATGATGGAGGACAGCGTCCGCTCCACCCCCTCCAGCGCGCCGATGCGGTCGATCAGGTGGTCGAGCTCGGCGATGGAGGCGGCGGAGACGATGGCGATGAGGTCATAGGTGCCGCTGACCGAGTGCAGCGTGCGCACCTCGGGAATGCCGTTCAGCTCCGCCGTGACGCGCGGCAGGGACTTCGGCGCCAGCGTGATCAGCACATGCGCCTTGACGAAGCCGCCGCGGTACTCGTCCGACAGGCGCACGCCATAGCCGGTGATGACCCCTTCCCGCTCCAGCCGCTCCAGCCGCGCCTGCACCGTGGTGCGCGACAGGCCGAGCCGGCGCGCCAGTGTCGCCGTGGGCATGCGCGCATTCTGGCCAAGGAGATCGAGAAGCGCGCGGTCTGCGTCCGTGATCGTCACCGTGGTCATGTCGATTTTGCTCCCTCGCTGTCACTATGACCAATCAGCTCGTCATATCGCCCAAATCTGAGCGTCATTATGCCCGTTTCAACGCTGTGAATCGACCAGTGTTTCGCGCATCCTGACCGGAAACGATCCTGGAGGGGACAGCATGAAGCATGTAGCCGTCATCGGGGCCGGCAAGATCGGCTCCACCATCACCCGCATCCTGGCTGCGACGGGCGACTATCAGGTCACGGTGATCGACCGCACACCGGCCGATCTGGCACAGCTCGATGCGCACAAGGCGGTGACCCCCGTGGCCCTCGACATTGCCGACGGGGCGGGACTGACCGAGGTCCTGCGGGGCAAGTTCGCGGTGCTGTCGGCAGCGCCGTTCCACCTGACCGTCAGCATCGCCAGGGCCGCGGCGGCGGCGGGCGTGCATTACATGGACCTGACCGAGGACGTGGAGTCCACCCGGCAGGTGAAGGAGATCGCGGCGACGGCCTCGACCGCCTTCATTCCGCAGTGCGGGCTCGCGCCCGGCTTCATCTCCATCGTGGCGCATGATCTCGCCCGCCATTTCGACAGTCTCGAAGCGGTGCGGATGCGGGTGGGCGCCCTGCCCCAGTATCCCTCCAACGCGCTCAACTACAACCTGACCTGGAGCACGGACGGGGTCATCAACGAATACATCGAACCCTGCGAGGCCATCGTCGAAGGCAACCTGATCGAGGTGCCGGCGCTGGAGGAACGCGAGGAATTCGCCCTCGATGGCGTCGCCTACGAGGCCTTCAACACCTCCGGCGGCCTCGGCACCCTGTGCGAGACGCTGAAGGGCAAGGTGCGGACGCTCAACTACAAGACCATCCGCTATCCGGGACACGCGTCGATCATGAAGGCGCTGCTGAATGACCTTGGCCTTAGGCATCGCCGCGAGGTGCTGAAGGACATCCTGGAGAACGCCCTGCCGACGACGACGCAGGACGTGGTGATCGTGTTCGTCACCGTCAGCGGCCGCCAGAACGGCCGGCTGGTGCAGGAAACCTACGCCAACAAGATCTACAGCGGCGTGGTGGCCGGCAAGCTGCTGAGCGCCATCCAGATCACCACCGCCAGCGGCATCTGCGCCGTGCTCGACATGCTGGCCGACGGCGCGCTGCCGTCGTCCGGCTTCATCCGGCAGGAGGACATCCCGCTGGAGCGCTTCCTCGCCAACCGCTTCGGCAGCGCCTATGCGCAGAGCGAGGCCGGCCAGCGCAAGGCGGGCTGAGGGACAGGCTGGCTGAGGGGCGGGCTGGCTGAGGGGCAGGCGGGCTGCGCGGGAGGGGGGCCGGCACGTCCCCCGCCCCGCATATCCGGCCGCCGCCCCGTCTCGCCCCGTCTCGCCCCGTCTCGCCACGGCCCTGCCGGTCCGCAAGGGGCCGGCGGTCTAGCCGAGCAGGCCCTGCCAGAAGGCGGCGATGGCATAGACGATCGGGATCCCGAGGATGAGCATGAAGGGGAAGGTCACGCCCAGCGACGAGGTGAGGTAGATCGACGGGTTTGCCTCCGGGAACGTGGCCCGCACCGCCGCCGGCGCGTCGATGTAGGAGGCCGAGGCGGCAACAGCGCCCAGCACCGCAGACGACCCGAGGTCCAGACCCGCGAGCGTGGCCACGCAGGTCGCCAGCGTCCCGTTCACCATCGGCACACCGATGGCAAAGCCGAGGATGCGGGGGCCAAGGCGCGCAAAGTCGCGGAGCTGTGCGGCGGCGGCCATGCCCATTTCGAGCAGGAACAGGACGAGCACCCCGCGGAACAGGTCGACGAAGAAGGGCTCGATCCGCTCGAAGTTGGTGTCGCCGATGGCCCAGCCGATGAAGAGGCCGCCGCCCAGAAGGACGATGCCGCGCCCGCGCAGCGTCTCCTGCAGGATCGCGCCAAGCGACCCTGTGACCGCGCCGTCGCGGCTGAGGGCAAGACGTCCGTAGAACAGCGCGACCAGCATGCCCAGTTCCATGATG encodes:
- a CDS encoding CDP-alcohol phosphatidyltransferase family protein, with product MSVTPPFASFDPGDDGSPGRRRSRFAKVPLRLILPNLVTLLALCSGLTGIRMALEGRWEFAVGAVLLAAVLDALDGRVARLLKGTSKFGAELDSLADFVNFGVTPALMLYVWLLDEARSLGWIAALAYAICAALRLARFNAALDDPDKPAWSVHFFTGVPAPAGALTVLMPIYLEFLGVLPHWPELAPPVALYTVCIGFLMISRLPTYSGKKVGTRVRRDLVLPLFVLAVLLVALTVSYPYEMLAIATLAYLASIPFALRSYRAHARADAAGVRPPLAHSPDEDEDDEEVGGRDDTLTDDVQPDPTVDRKPD
- a CDS encoding phosphatidylserine decarboxylase translates to MPQPGFFRFNSGRKGTRSRTRSPPPDAPAPVRTPEPRTHSMSLVDSVTKAFVPIHREGWPFIAIALAATLIIGWFVEPLFWIGLFLTGWVCYFFRDPQRVTPVQDGLVISPADGIVSQVGPCRPPAELDLGAEPMMRISVFMNVFNCHVNRAPVSGRIARVAYKPGKFINAELDKASEDNERNGLVIEHGDVRIGVVQIAGLVARRIVCFVREGETINAGERFGLIRFGSRLDIYMPMGTVPKVALGQTMIAGETVLADLSAAPGSGQPLTRVN
- a CDS encoding Lrp/AsnC family transcriptional regulator, producing the protein MTTVTITDADRALLDLLGQNARMPTATLARRLGLSRTTVQARLERLEREGVITGYGVRLSDEYRGGFVKAHVLITLAPKSLPRVTAELNGIPEVRTLHSVSGTYDLIAIVSAASIAELDHLIDRIGALEGVERTLSSIILSTRIQR
- a CDS encoding saccharopine dehydrogenase family protein, with translation MKHVAVIGAGKIGSTITRILAATGDYQVTVIDRTPADLAQLDAHKAVTPVALDIADGAGLTEVLRGKFAVLSAAPFHLTVSIARAAAAAGVHYMDLTEDVESTRQVKEIAATASTAFIPQCGLAPGFISIVAHDLARHFDSLEAVRMRVGALPQYPSNALNYNLTWSTDGVINEYIEPCEAIVEGNLIEVPALEEREEFALDGVAYEAFNTSGGLGTLCETLKGKVRTLNYKTIRYPGHASIMKALLNDLGLRHRREVLKDILENALPTTTQDVVIVFVTVSGRQNGRLVQETYANKIYSGVVAGKLLSAIQITTASGICAVLDMLADGALPSSGFIRQEDIPLERFLANRFGSAYAQSEAGQRKAG
- a CDS encoding sodium-dependent bicarbonate transport family permease, translating into MSGDILLENLVSPITLAFLLGVLARLIKSDLEIPEPVMKIFSVFLLFSIGLQGGQELAKVAFADIAAGLGVTLVLVLALPGLAYLTARWLIGLDIRNAAGIAALYGSVSSVTFVVSRSYAEAQGTPMDAYVTALVAIMELGMLVALFYGRLALSRDGAVTGSLGAILQETLRGRGIVLLGGGLFIGWAIGDTNFERIEPFFVDLFRGVLVLFLLEMGMAAAAQLRDFARLGPRILGFAIGVPMVNGTLATCVATLAGLDLGSSAVLGAVAASASYIDAPAAVRATFPEANPSIYLTSSLGVTFPFMLILGIPIVYAIAAFWQGLLG